A genome region from Tolypothrix sp. PCC 7712 includes the following:
- a CDS encoding bifunctional diaminohydroxyphosphoribosylaminopyrimidine deaminase/5-amino-6-(5-phosphoribosylamino)uracil reductase RibD, giving the protein MNDKYMLAALAHSKKALPKCLPNPPIGCVIVHTGEIVALGYTHSPGKHHAEADALSYIQGQDLPFLQMYVTLEPCSFQGRTPSCALAIAKDPRIQEIYVSLVDPDPRNQGKGLDILQAAGKKVHLGLCADEVNHFLEKYLLNGLKM; this is encoded by the coding sequence ATGAACGATAAATATATGCTGGCTGCTCTAGCTCACAGCAAAAAAGCTTTACCAAAATGCTTACCTAATCCACCGATAGGTTGTGTCATAGTCCATACTGGCGAGATAGTAGCACTAGGATATACGCATTCACCAGGAAAGCACCATGCTGAGGCTGATGCACTCAGCTACATTCAAGGTCAAGATTTACCGTTTTTGCAAATGTACGTTACTCTTGAACCTTGTTCTTTTCAAGGACGCACACCCTCTTGTGCTTTGGCGATCGCAAAAGATCCACGCATTCAAGAAATATATGTCTCGCTAGTTGATCCAGATCCGCGCAATCAAGGTAAGGGATTAGATATTCTCCAAGCAGCAGGGAAAAAGGTTCATCTCGGGTTATGTGCTGATGAAGTGAATCATTTTCTAGAAAAATATCTATTAAATGGTTTGAAAATGTAA
- a CDS encoding LLM class flavin-dependent oxidoreductase codes for MSKKRQFRLGAFIQATGHHVSAWRHPDTQIDAGLNFEHYKEITQTAQRGLFDAVFLADSPGVWGSAPENQSRNGKIVHFEPVTLFSALSSVTQNIGFIATASTTYEEPYTLARKFASLDYLSKGRAGWNVVTTGNDNAAANFGLEHHPDHSLRYERAEEFVEVVKGLWDSWDDDAFIRDRESGIYFDTDKLHVLNHKGKHFSVKGPLNVGRPPQGYPVIVQAGASEAGRDLAARTAEVIFTANQTLADAQEFYADVKGRLAKYGRSPDDLKIMPGAFPIIGRTEEEAQEKYEFLQSLIHPDVAWGILKNYYKGVDLSKYSLDDIAPELPSDTNTNKSRLKLVKDLATRGSLTLRQLYLSLSTARGHRTILGTPETIADQLEEWFNNGAADGFNIMPPILPTGLDEFVNLVFPVLQKRGLFRTEYEGSTLRENLGLRRPGNHFAAQKANERLVSV; via the coding sequence ATGAGCAAAAAACGTCAGTTTCGTTTAGGTGCATTTATTCAAGCCACTGGACATCATGTCTCTGCATGGCGACATCCTGATACACAAATAGACGCTGGGTTGAATTTCGAGCATTACAAGGAAATTACCCAGACAGCCCAACGCGGCTTATTTGATGCAGTTTTTCTCGCAGATAGTCCAGGAGTTTGGGGTAGCGCTCCCGAAAATCAGAGTCGTAATGGCAAGATTGTCCATTTCGAGCCTGTGACTCTTTTCTCTGCTTTGTCTTCCGTAACTCAAAACATCGGTTTCATCGCTACCGCCTCGACTACATACGAAGAACCCTACACCCTCGCTCGTAAGTTCGCTTCTTTAGATTACTTGAGTAAAGGACGCGCCGGTTGGAATGTAGTCACCACAGGTAATGATAACGCCGCAGCTAATTTTGGACTTGAGCATCACCCAGATCACAGCCTGCGTTATGAACGGGCGGAAGAATTTGTCGAAGTAGTCAAAGGACTGTGGGATAGTTGGGATGATGATGCCTTTATTCGTGACAGAGAATCAGGCATTTATTTCGATACAGATAAGCTGCATGTACTCAACCATAAAGGTAAACATTTCTCTGTTAAAGGCCCCTTAAACGTTGGTCGTCCGCCTCAAGGCTACCCGGTGATTGTGCAAGCTGGAGCCTCGGAAGCTGGGCGAGATTTAGCTGCGCGTACTGCTGAAGTAATTTTCACCGCTAATCAAACCCTCGCAGATGCTCAGGAATTTTATGCCGATGTCAAAGGTAGATTGGCGAAATACGGACGCTCTCCCGATGACCTGAAAATCATGCCTGGTGCTTTCCCCATCATTGGACGCACAGAGGAAGAAGCTCAAGAAAAATACGAGTTTCTGCAATCTTTGATTCATCCCGATGTTGCTTGGGGCATTCTCAAAAACTATTACAAAGGTGTAGATCTGTCGAAATATTCTTTAGATGATATAGCGCCAGAACTACCCAGCGATACCAACACTAATAAGAGCCGTCTGAAACTAGTTAAGGATTTAGCTACTCGCGGGAGTTTGACACTGCGTCAGTTGTACCTCTCTCTCTCTACTGCAAGAGGTCATCGCACCATACTGGGTACTCCCGAAACCATTGCTGATCAACTAGAAGAATGGTTTAACAACGGTGCGGCAGATGGCTTTAATATCATGCCTCCTATACTACCTACAGGATTAGATGAGTTCGTAAATTTAGTTTTCCCCGTCCTACAAAAACGCGGCCTATTTCGGACTGAATACGAGGGTAGTACTTTACGTGAAAACCTGGGTTTGCGTCGCCCAGGTAATCATTTTGCTGCTCAAAAAGCCAATGAGCGACTGGTGTCGGTCTGA
- a CDS encoding LLM class flavin-dependent oxidoreductase yields MSKKQLRLGAFLHPTGHHIAAWRHPAAQANPLNFKHYKQLAQTAERGKFDMIFLADGVAVRDHSSDVEGWSRNGKLVHFEPLTLLSALSAVTDNIGLVATASTTYNEPFHIARKFASLDYLSGGRAGWNVVTSGTEAEAKNFNREKHLEHATRYERAQEFVDVVTKLWDSWEDDAFIRDQESGVYFEADKLHIPHHKGKHFSVRGPLNVARPVQGYPVIVQAGSSEAGQELAAQTAEVIFTAQQTLKEAQEFYASVKGRLAKYGRSPEHLKIMPGIFPVIGSTEQEAKEKYDQLQELVHPLVGLGLLGWVYGGKDLSGYPLDGPAPEFPDDTNGSKSRLKLVSDLANRENLTLRELYLAIAGARGHRTIWGTPQQIADQLEEWFVNDGADGFNIMPPYLPGGLEEFVDLVIPELQRRGVFRTEYEGQTLRENLGLPRPANQFNNIANSAELAGVSV; encoded by the coding sequence ATGAGTAAAAAACAGCTGAGACTGGGTGCGTTTTTACATCCGACTGGACATCATATTGCGGCTTGGCGACATCCCGCAGCGCAAGCAAATCCTTTGAATTTTAAGCATTATAAGCAGTTGGCACAGACAGCCGAACGAGGAAAATTTGATATGATTTTCCTGGCGGATGGGGTAGCGGTGCGAGATCACAGTTCTGATGTTGAGGGTTGGAGCCGTAACGGGAAGCTTGTACATTTTGAACCCCTGACCCTGCTGTCGGCTTTGTCTGCGGTGACAGACAATATTGGCTTAGTGGCAACAGCCTCCACAACTTACAACGAACCTTTTCATATCGCCCGCAAGTTTGCTTCCTTAGATTATCTTAGTGGCGGTCGGGCTGGCTGGAATGTGGTTACTTCTGGAACGGAAGCCGAAGCGAAGAACTTTAACAGAGAAAAGCATTTAGAACACGCTACACGCTACGAACGCGCCCAAGAGTTTGTCGATGTAGTTACCAAACTGTGGGACAGTTGGGAAGATGATGCTTTTATCCGTGATCAAGAATCAGGAGTTTACTTTGAAGCTGATAAACTGCACATTCCGCACCACAAAGGCAAACATTTCTCTGTACGCGGCCCGTTGAATGTCGCCCGTCCGGTGCAAGGATATCCAGTGATTGTGCAAGCTGGTTCTTCGGAAGCTGGTCAGGAACTCGCCGCCCAAACCGCAGAGGTAATATTCACCGCCCAACAAACTCTCAAAGAAGCACAGGAATTTTATGCCAGCGTCAAGGGGAGATTAGCAAAATATGGACGTTCTCCTGAGCATCTCAAAATTATGCCAGGGATATTTCCGGTAATTGGTAGTACTGAGCAAGAAGCCAAAGAAAAATACGACCAACTTCAGGAGTTAGTTCATCCGTTAGTAGGTTTGGGATTATTGGGATGGGTATATGGTGGCAAAGATTTATCTGGATATCCTTTAGATGGCCCTGCACCAGAATTTCCTGATGATACTAACGGTAGTAAAAGCCGCTTGAAGCTGGTATCTGATTTGGCAAATCGTGAGAACTTGACACTCAGAGAATTATACTTGGCGATCGCAGGTGCAAGAGGTCATAGAACTATCTGGGGTACACCACAACAAATTGCTGACCAGTTGGAAGAATGGTTTGTCAATGATGGGGCTGATGGTTTCAATATTATGCCGCCTTACTTACCCGGTGGTTTAGAAGAGTTTGTTGATTTGGTAATTCCCGAATTACAACGCCGGGGTGTGTTCCGCACAGAATACGAAGGGCAAACACTGCGGGAAAATTTGGGACTACCAAGGCCAGCCAACCAATTCAACAATATTGCTAACTCTGCTGAATTAGCAGGTGTATCTGTATAG
- a CDS encoding TauD/TfdA dioxygenase family protein has protein sequence MTSKYFDIKPIAGRIGAKIIGVDLSSNLSDEIISDIRKALVKYKVIFFREQNIDANQQIAFARRFGELTTAHPTVPSLPDNPEILDLNYSKTVARANNWHTDVTFVDRPPLGSVLRALVIPPSGGDTIWANSVTAYQDLPTPLRDLADQLWAVHSNAYDYAAAVVDLPEAVRAYRDVFTSTVYETLHPVVRVHPESGERGLFIGGFVRRIRGLSQNESDEIIKLLQAYVTRPENTVRWRWKVGDVAFWDNRATQHYAIADYGDQPRHVQRITIVGDIPVGIDGKQSEAIKGDSSVYNRREPALA, from the coding sequence ATGACTTCAAAATACTTTGATATCAAACCAATCGCCGGACGTATCGGTGCAAAAATTATCGGTGTAGATTTGAGTAGTAATCTCAGCGATGAAATTATCAGCGATATTCGCAAAGCCTTAGTTAAATACAAAGTTATCTTTTTCCGGGAACAGAATATTGATGCTAACCAGCAAATAGCTTTTGCTCGTCGGTTTGGGGAATTGACTACAGCTCACCCCACTGTACCCTCACTTCCAGATAACCCAGAAATTCTTGACCTGAACTACAGCAAAACTGTAGCACGTGCGAATAACTGGCATACAGATGTGACATTTGTAGACCGTCCGCCGCTTGGTTCTGTATTGCGGGCGTTGGTTATTCCTCCATCGGGTGGTGATACGATTTGGGCAAACTCCGTTACAGCTTACCAAGATTTACCAACTCCATTGCGTGACCTTGCAGATCAACTTTGGGCAGTACATAGCAACGCCTATGACTATGCAGCAGCTGTAGTGGATCTACCAGAAGCAGTCAGAGCTTACCGTGATGTCTTCACTTCAACTGTATACGAAACCTTGCACCCAGTTGTACGCGTTCATCCGGAATCTGGTGAACGGGGATTATTTATTGGTGGTTTTGTGCGCCGCATTCGGGGTTTATCACAAAATGAATCCGACGAAATCATCAAATTATTGCAGGCTTATGTGACTCGCCCAGAAAATACAGTGCGTTGGCGCTGGAAAGTTGGTGACGTAGCTTTCTGGGATAACCGTGCTACTCAACATTATGCGATCGCAGATTACGGCGATCAACCCCGCCATGTTCAGCGAATCACCATCGTTGGCGATATCCCAGTTGGTATTGATGGTAAACAAAGCGAAGCCATCAAAGGTGATTCTTCTGTATATAACCGCCGCGAACCAGCTTTAGCATAA
- a CDS encoding SDR family oxidoreductase, producing the protein MSLELKLAGKTAIVTGGSAGIGLAIAKALYSEGVNVVIAARNPERLENAVSAIQSLPTPGAKVISISADLTQAESVDKVVSTTLAQFGQIDILVNNAGSARAGSFLNLSDDVFLDAWNLKLLGYIRLVKAVVPHQKSRGDGRIVNIIGGAGRTPRPSFLPGGTTNAALLNFTKGISKELAEYNIRINAISPGATATERAERLAEQNAQARGITVEQAKAETLQAIPLKRIAQPEDIASLTLFLVSDLAASITGAEIIVDGGSTPGV; encoded by the coding sequence ATGAGCTTAGAACTCAAGCTAGCAGGTAAAACAGCAATTGTCACAGGTGGTAGTGCGGGTATTGGATTAGCGATCGCCAAAGCCCTTTATAGTGAAGGTGTGAATGTGGTTATTGCAGCTCGTAACCCCGAACGATTAGAGAATGCTGTGAGTGCAATCCAGTCCCTACCGACACCAGGGGCGAAAGTCATCTCTATCAGCGCAGATTTGACTCAGGCAGAAAGCGTCGATAAAGTTGTCTCAACCACACTGGCACAGTTTGGTCAGATTGATATCTTAGTCAATAATGCTGGGTCAGCCCGTGCTGGGTCATTCCTCAACCTCAGCGATGATGTATTTCTAGATGCTTGGAACTTAAAACTGTTGGGCTACATTCGCCTAGTTAAAGCAGTTGTTCCCCATCAAAAGAGCCGAGGGGATGGAAGAATCGTCAATATTATCGGCGGTGCTGGACGCACACCTCGCCCCAGCTTCCTTCCTGGTGGTACAACCAACGCCGCCTTACTCAACTTCACAAAGGGAATTTCTAAAGAATTAGCCGAGTACAACATTCGGATTAATGCCATTTCGCCTGGTGCTACTGCTACCGAACGCGCTGAACGCTTGGCAGAACAAAATGCCCAAGCACGAGGAATTACAGTTGAGCAAGCAAAAGCCGAAACTCTACAAGCTATTCCCCTCAAGAGAATCGCCCAACCAGAAGACATTGCCTCATTGACACTATTTTTAGTCTCAGACCTCGCTGCTTCAATTACAGGCGCAGAGATTATTGTTGATGGTGGAAGTACGCCAGGGGTGTAG
- a CDS encoding nitroreductase family protein, with the protein MTQKLAPTQYPVHEFIRSRWSPRAFSDRAVEPEKLLSFLEAARWAPSSFNHQPWSFIIATKDDTTEYNRLLSTLVEFNQGWAKNAPVLILAIAKIRTDDGKTNNLTYIFWLKFSQN; encoded by the coding sequence ATGACGCAGAAACTTGCTCCTACGCAATACCCTGTTCATGAATTCATTCGCAGTCGTTGGAGTCCTAGAGCTTTTAGCGATCGCGCTGTTGAACCAGAGAAACTACTATCTTTTTTAGAAGCGGCGCGTTGGGCACCTTCTTCTTTCAACCATCAGCCTTGGAGCTTTATTATTGCTACCAAAGATGATACAACAGAATACAACCGTCTACTCAGTACTTTAGTAGAGTTTAATCAAGGATGGGCGAAAAATGCTCCGGTATTGATCCTTGCGATCGCAAAGATTCGTACTGATGATGGAAAGACAAACAATTTGACTTACATCTTTTGGCTGAAATTCTCGCAGAATTAA
- a CDS encoding SidA/IucD/PvdA family monooxygenase, translated as MTTTTDLDFRAREALRLIGSDPENWVSDRPGIDHNVTIVGGSGSGSVFAFALRRAGIGRVTVIDAAEDESLAGVWLTRARMKKLRTPKNLPGPELGIPELSFQAWYEARHGAEAYAAIDRIPRVLWAEYLSWYRQFLGISVRYRTKLVRVEPAEGFLRLHLEVNGVSQIETTRKIIFANGVAGTGGAYIPPVLADLPCNLYAHTSELIDFEALRGKTVAVLGAAASAFDAAGVALESGAKEVHLFARREAIASLPINRVRGYPGAYFNYPELSDSARWFQAWRFRQVGSTPPPDAIERVIAFPNFYLHLSAPWKSAQEKGDRIVAQVKDDVFEFDFAIAGTGYFVDPTKRPELAEFSQHIALWRDRYQPPTEQHDDDLGTHPYLGKAHEYLEKVPGTAPYLKNIHVFNPAGFVSFGLPIGDVPSIRRDIPAIVSRISEDLFFADWEQHEARITGNNIAPDFEDSLYAAAVWKQPAKVAVS; from the coding sequence ATGACAACAACAACTGACCTAGATTTTCGCGCTCGTGAGGCACTACGTCTCATCGGCTCCGATCCGGAAAACTGGGTGAGCGATCGCCCAGGTATCGATCATAATGTCACAATTGTTGGTGGTAGTGGTAGCGGTAGTGTCTTTGCGTTTGCGCTCCGGCGTGCAGGTATCGGTCGCGTAACAGTAATTGATGCCGCCGAAGATGAAAGCCTTGCTGGCGTGTGGTTAACACGAGCCAGAATGAAAAAGCTCCGCACGCCGAAGAACCTACCAGGCCCGGAATTAGGTATTCCGGAATTATCCTTTCAAGCTTGGTATGAAGCGCGACATGGTGCTGAAGCCTACGCAGCAATTGACCGGATTCCCAGAGTACTCTGGGCTGAATATCTGAGTTGGTATCGGCAGTTTCTCGGTATTTCAGTACGTTACCGGACAAAGTTAGTCAGAGTTGAGCCTGCTGAAGGTTTCTTGCGCCTACACCTTGAGGTAAACGGTGTATCGCAGATAGAAACTACCCGCAAAATTATCTTCGCTAACGGTGTGGCTGGTACTGGTGGCGCGTATATACCGCCTGTACTGGCTGATTTACCTTGCAATTTGTATGCACATACCTCCGAGTTGATTGACTTTGAAGCACTGCGCGGTAAGACTGTAGCGGTGCTGGGTGCGGCGGCTTCAGCTTTCGATGCTGCTGGGGTAGCGCTGGAATCGGGAGCCAAGGAAGTACATTTGTTTGCACGAAGAGAGGCGATCGCATCTTTACCAATCAATCGCGTGCGTGGCTATCCCGGTGCTTACTTCAACTATCCAGAACTATCCGATTCGGCTCGGTGGTTTCAAGCTTGGCGATTTCGGCAAGTAGGTTCCACACCGCCACCTGATGCAATAGAAAGGGTAATCGCCTTTCCTAATTTTTACCTGCATCTATCTGCACCTTGGAAATCAGCCCAGGAAAAAGGCGATCGCATTGTTGCCCAAGTGAAAGATGATGTTTTCGAGTTTGATTTTGCGATCGCTGGTACTGGTTACTTTGTCGATCCCACAAAGCGCCCCGAACTAGCCGAGTTTTCGCAACATATTGCTTTGTGGCGCGATCGCTATCAGCCACCAACAGAACAGCACGACGACGATTTAGGAACGCACCCTTACCTTGGCAAAGCCCACGAATACCTAGAGAAAGTACCTGGTACTGCGCCTTACCTCAAAAACATTCATGTCTTCAATCCGGCTGGTTTTGTCAGCTTCGGCTTGCCAATTGGTGATGTACCCAGCATTCGCCGTGACATCCCTGCAATAGTTTCCCGCATCAGCGAGGATTTATTCTTCGCTGATTGGGAACAGCATGAAGCACGGATTACTGGTAATAACATCGCCCCCGACTTTGAAGACTCATTGTACGCCGCCGCAGTATGGAAACAGCCAGCTAAGGTTGCCGTTAGCTGA
- a CDS encoding aldo/keto reductase yields MTLPTTNLGKTGLTVSRLVLGTMTFGLQKETSRVILDTAADAGINFLDTADVYPLGGGIATAGRTEEIIGRWLKGKREHFILATKAVGKVGSAPWDQGASRKHLLDAIDASLKRLGTDYVDLYQLHSDDTSTPLDETLEALDIIVRSGKARYIGVSNFLAYRLSRALGRADVRNLTRFISIQPRYNLLFREIERELLPLAQEEGLGVIPYNPLAGGLLTGKHNLAQGPTQGTRFTLGLAAERYQDRYWRDREFNTVEELRTVADLAGLSLTTLSLAWVLANPIITAPIIGASRPEQLNDTLKAIEVKLDDNLKQKLDDITAEYRKGDAVR; encoded by the coding sequence ATGACATTACCTACCACAAATCTCGGTAAAACTGGCTTGACAGTTTCGCGCCTTGTTCTTGGTACGATGACCTTTGGATTGCAGAAAGAAACTTCCAGAGTAATTCTCGATACAGCCGCCGATGCTGGTATCAATTTTTTAGATACAGCCGATGTTTATCCATTGGGTGGCGGAATAGCCACAGCCGGACGCACTGAAGAAATAATTGGTCGCTGGCTCAAAGGTAAACGCGAACATTTTATACTGGCTACCAAAGCTGTAGGCAAAGTAGGCTCTGCACCTTGGGATCAGGGTGCTTCACGCAAACATCTTTTAGATGCAATCGATGCTTCCCTCAAACGCTTGGGAACCGATTACGTTGATTTGTATCAATTACACTCTGATGATACGTCAACTCCCTTAGATGAAACTCTCGAAGCCTTAGACATCATAGTTCGTTCAGGTAAAGCACGTTACATCGGGGTTTCTAATTTCTTAGCTTACCGACTCAGCCGTGCTTTAGGTCGGGCTGATGTGCGAAATTTAACTCGCTTTATCTCGATTCAGCCCCGCTATAATTTATTGTTCCGCGAGATTGAGCGCGAATTGTTACCCCTAGCGCAAGAAGAAGGACTTGGTGTAATTCCTTACAATCCTTTGGCAGGAGGATTACTGACTGGTAAACATAATCTTGCTCAAGGCCCCACCCAAGGAACTCGTTTTACCTTGGGTTTAGCCGCAGAACGTTATCAAGATCGTTATTGGCGCGATCGCGAGTTTAATACTGTAGAAGAATTACGTACAGTCGCAGATTTAGCTGGATTATCCCTCACTACTTTATCATTAGCTTGGGTTTTGGCTAATCCGATTATTACTGCTCCCATTATTGGCGCTAGTCGTCCAGAACAATTGAATGACACTCTCAAAGCAATTGAAGTCAAACTCGATGACAATTTGAAACAAAAATTAGACGATATCACCGCAGAATATCGCAAAGGTGATGCTGTGCGTTAG
- a CDS encoding transposase: MLMAYSSNLTDAEWEIFEPLLQEILPTKKQTRLTNWPKRDIFNGIPYQLKNGCN, encoded by the coding sequence ATGCTAATGGCGTATTCCAGCAACCTCACTGATGCAGAATGGGAAATTTTTGAACCCTTATTGCAAGAGATATTACCGACTAAGAAGCAGACTCGACTGACCAACTGGCCAAAGCGAGATATCTTCAATGGGATTCCCTATCAACTAAAAAATGGATGCAATTGA
- a CDS encoding RNA-guided endonuclease InsQ/TnpB family protein yields the protein MLVFEAKLEGTNEQYQSLDEAIRTARFVRNACLRYWMDNRDIGRYELSAYCAVLAADENFPWASKLNSMARQASAERAWSAIARFFDNCKKSKPGLKGYPRFKKEQTHGSVEYKTSGWKLSDDRRYITFNDGFQAGTFKLWGTRDLHFYQLKQFKRVRIVRRADGYYAQFCIDQERIEKREPTGKTLGLDVGLNHFLTDSQGNTVDNPRHLRKSEKSLKRLQRRFSKTKKGSKNRAKFTNKLARKHLKVSRQRKDFAVKTARCVVQSSDLVAYEDLKVRNMVRNRHLAKSISDAAWTQFSQWVEYFGKVFGVVTVAVPPHGTSQNCSNCGEIVKKSLSARTHICPHCGTLLDRDHNAARNILEIGLRHFSQVGGAAHESGSRTVGHTGTLNASGDIDLCVSEETPSSKSSPRKRKSKK from the coding sequence ATGCTGGTATTTGAGGCAAAACTTGAAGGAACAAACGAGCAGTATCAATCGCTGGATGAGGCGATTAGAACTGCTCGTTTTGTCCGTAATGCTTGCCTGAGGTACTGGATGGACAACCGGGATATCGGCAGATATGAGTTGAGTGCTTATTGCGCTGTACTCGCTGCCGACGAAAATTTTCCTTGGGCGAGCAAACTCAACTCGATGGCTAGACAAGCTAGTGCCGAAAGAGCGTGGAGTGCAATTGCTAGATTTTTTGATAATTGCAAGAAATCCAAACCAGGTTTGAAAGGTTATCCACGGTTCAAAAAAGAACAGACGCATGGGAGTGTTGAATATAAAACATCTGGATGGAAGCTCTCTGATGACCGTCGCTATATAACTTTTAACGATGGTTTTCAAGCAGGAACTTTCAAACTCTGGGGAACCCGTGATTTGCACTTCTACCAGTTGAAACAGTTCAAGCGAGTGCGGATTGTGCGTCGCGCTGATGGCTACTACGCGCAGTTTTGCATTGACCAAGAACGAATTGAAAAGCGAGAACCAACAGGTAAAACTCTTGGGCTTGATGTTGGACTCAACCACTTTTTGACCGATAGTCAAGGCAATACAGTTGATAATCCTAGACACCTTCGCAAGAGCGAGAAGTCTTTGAAACGACTGCAACGCCGTTTTTCCAAAACAAAGAAAGGTTCCAAAAATAGAGCCAAGTTCACAAATAAATTGGCTCGTAAACACCTCAAAGTCAGTAGGCAGCGTAAAGACTTTGCAGTGAAGACAGCAAGGTGCGTAGTCCAGTCTAGCGACTTGGTAGCCTATGAGGATTTGAAGGTGCGGAACATGGTGAGGAATAGACACCTTGCCAAGTCGATTAGTGATGCAGCATGGACGCAGTTTAGCCAATGGGTTGAGTATTTTGGCAAAGTTTTTGGTGTGGTCACGGTCGCCGTGCCACCTCATGGAACTAGCCAAAATTGCTCTAATTGCGGTGAGATTGTGAAAAAATCCCTTAGCGCTAGAACTCATATTTGCCCCCATTGTGGAACCTTATTAGACCGCGACCATAATGCTGCACGAAACATACTTGAGATTGGACTACGCCACTTCTCTCAAGTCGGCGGAGCCGCCCACGAGAGTGGCTCCCGTACCGTGGGGCACACGGGAACGCTTAACGCCTCTGGAGACATCGACCTCTGCGTGAGTGAGGAAACTCCCTCAAGTAAGTCGAGTCCAAGAAAGAGGAAATCCAAGAAGTGA
- a CDS encoding amidohydrolase family protein, with translation MTEYSRLKTSPSAAIRATLDYPVIDTDVHTNDFTPALEDYIAKYGGAKLVDELCKAESSRLNSKANGKDWYQQTPEERQYNRTIRSPWWARVTKNTLDLATYILPELLYERQAEQGSDYSVLFPNNVLAPAGASPENRQALQRAVNHYHADLYRKYSDRLTVVAGIPMTTPQEAIEELEFAVNTLGLKVANIPGGVKRPIKAIADKYPADKFPEVARYASYIDFFGLDSEYDYDPFWAKAVELGVPITTHYGSQGWTGRSSISNYMNNHIGHFADGSQAFAKALFFGGVTKRFPQLRIGMLEGGADWGAHVYIHLVDRYSKRNLQGLQNYNPDLANADELFELFARFGGEITQGYSFNKEELAKIVLGSSFARHSRQPVGKELEDFAAAGIESIEDIRDRWVNSFFFGSESDDRTIGAAFNDKANPLNVKINAIYSSDVGHWDVPDLTDPLAESWELVKEGVISEADFKAYVFANPYKFYTEANSNFFKGTAIESQVAQIQSPQLDKSFARA, from the coding sequence ATGACTGAATATAGCAGACTAAAAACCTCACCCTCCGCAGCCATCAGAGCCACTCTAGATTATCCTGTAATTGATACCGACGTTCATACCAACGATTTCACACCAGCGCTGGAAGATTACATTGCTAAATATGGCGGTGCAAAACTTGTAGACGAATTATGCAAGGCGGAATCATCTCGTCTGAACTCCAAAGCAAATGGTAAAGACTGGTATCAACAAACTCCAGAAGAACGTCAATACAATCGCACAATTCGTTCGCCTTGGTGGGCGAGAGTAACTAAAAATACTCTCGATTTAGCTACATATATCCTGCCAGAATTACTGTATGAACGTCAGGCAGAACAAGGTTCAGATTATTCTGTACTGTTTCCTAATAATGTCCTTGCGCCTGCTGGAGCTAGCCCAGAGAATCGCCAAGCACTGCAAAGAGCCGTTAACCACTATCATGCCGATTTATACCGCAAATATAGCGATCGCCTGACGGTGGTAGCTGGTATCCCCATGACTACTCCTCAAGAAGCGATTGAGGAATTAGAATTTGCAGTAAATACACTAGGCTTAAAAGTAGCAAATATTCCTGGTGGTGTAAAACGACCAATTAAAGCGATCGCAGATAAATATCCCGCTGATAAATTCCCAGAAGTTGCTAGATATGCTTCTTACATAGACTTCTTTGGTTTAGATAGCGAATATGACTACGATCCATTCTGGGCGAAAGCTGTAGAGTTGGGTGTGCCCATTACTACCCACTACGGCAGTCAAGGTTGGACTGGTCGCTCCTCCATCAGTAACTACATGAATAACCATATCGGTCACTTTGCCGATGGTTCCCAAGCTTTTGCGAAGGCGTTGTTCTTTGGTGGTGTTACCAAACGCTTCCCACAATTGCGTATCGGAATGCTTGAAGGTGGTGCAGATTGGGGCGCTCATGTCTACATTCATTTAGTAGATCGTTACTCTAAGCGTAATCTTCAGGGGCTACAAAACTACAACCCAGATTTGGCAAATGCTGATGAGTTATTCGAGTTGTTTGCACGCTTCGGTGGCGAAATTACACAAGGGTATTCCTTCAACAAAGAAGAATTAGCCAAGATTGTGTTGGGTTCTTCCTTTGCGCGTCATAGCCGTCAACCAGTGGGTAAGGAACTAGAAGATTTTGCCGCAGCTGGAATTGAAAGCATTGAAGATATTCGCGATCGCTGGGTGAATAGCTTCTTCTTTGGTTCTGAATCTGACGATCGCACCATCGGCGCAGCATTCAACGATAAAGCCAATCCCTTAAACGTGAAAATTAACGCCATCTATTCCTCAGATGTCGGTCACTGGGATGTACCCGATTTGACAGATCCTCTGGCAGAAAGCTGGGAGTTGGTGAAAGAAGGCGTAATTTCCGAAGCTGACTTCAAAGCTTACGTATTCGCTAATCCCTACAAGTTCTACACCGAAGCTAACTCCAACTTCTTCAAGGGCACAGCTATCGAATCCCAAGTAGCTCAAATCCAATCACCACAACTAGATAAAAGCTTTGCTAGAGCATAG